The following proteins come from a genomic window of Bactrocera tryoni isolate S06 chromosome 1, CSIRO_BtryS06_freeze2, whole genome shotgun sequence:
- the LOC120766419 gene encoding modifier of mdg4-like isoform X5, whose amino-acid sequence MADDEQFSLCWNNFNSNLSAGFHESLCRGDLVDVTLAAEGQFVKAHRLVLSVCSPYFRKMFTQMPANQHAFVFLKDVSHTALKDLIQFMYCGEVNVKQEALPAFISTAEALQIKGLTDSDPPPSQSPAEPSTPSPQIQQISSPRVRQRTSTSRSFKIESVEDSGDDKQTQIVIQTTAAPAAQQVVAQPQTQHLQTQSQTHIAPQQIATTTTATTTTVVTHKRPARSIGSGPHIKRTKSTIDPLDTTDVSTGTQQITVQTAVVAAPAPETKTQVQQQQSEPEYIDLPIELPTKSEPDYAEDAGDVDGGENETTYVEDDSYGELRYDESYFTENDDTPAGATTVQTGTGSGGGVNATTSKALVKQQQSSFTDTSYVDVADQGNSDAQDKNIHTNNNNQNKKLSNKSAEAKIPLHAGSRVYVSKHDLAKIFIPNACIYTSRLSELVFGLDVLENIARSNAKQRLLMLDENLLKSIITHVVQVFSMRGETIDENTVLSFIQHKIRNMSNVTPPTASEQHSKNNSTFERSSQI is encoded by the exons ATGGCGGACGACGAGCAATTCTCGCTATGTTGGAATAATTTCAACAGTAATTTGTCGGCTGGTTTTCATGAATCGCTTTGCCGCGGTGACCTGGTGGACGTGACGCTAGCGGCGGAAGGGCAATTTGTCAAAGCGCACCGTTTAGTTTTGTCTGTATGCTCACCCTATTTTCGCAAAATGTTCACACAAATGCCGGCCAATCAACATGCTTTTG tttttcTCAAGGATGTATCTCATACAGCATTAAAAGATCTTATTCAATTTATGTACTGTGGAGAAGTAAACGTAAAGCAAGAAGCTTTACCAGCGTTTATTAGTACAGCAGAAGCTCTTCAAATAAAAGGCTTAACAGAT AGCGATCCTCCACCATCGCAATCGCCAGCGGAACCTTCCACACCTTCACCTCAAATTCAACAGATATCTTCGCCTCGCGTCCGCCAACGAACATCAACTTCTCGTTCGTTCAAAATTGAATCTGTTGAAGATTCTGGAGATGATAAGCAAACTCAGATTGTCATACAAACTACGGCGGCTCCTGCAGCACAGCAAGTCGTTGCTCAACCGCAAACACAACATTTGCAGACTCAAAGTCAAACGCATATAGCACCTCAACAAATCGcaaccaccaccaccgccactACTACAACTGTTGTTACGCATAAGCGACCAGCGCGAAGTATTGGAAGTGGGCCCCACATTAAACGCACCAAAAGTACAATTGATCCGCTAGATACAACTGATGTGTCGACCGGAACCCAACAAATAACTGTGCAAACAGCAGTTGTTGCTGCCCCTGCGCCTGAGACTAAAACACAAGTACAGCAACAGCAAAGTGAGCCGGAATATATAGACTTGCCAATAGAGTTGCCTACGAAATCAGAACCAGACTATGCAGAAGATGCTGGTGATGTAGATGGAGGCGAAAATGAAACCACTTATGTAGAGGATGATTCTTATGGAGAGCTTAGGTATGACGAAAGTTATTTTACCGAAAATGACGATACGCCTGCAGGTGCGACGACGGTACAAACTGGAACAGGTTCAGGTGGTGGTGTAAATGCAACAACATCAAAAGCTTTGGTGAAACAGCAACAATCATCATTCACCGACACCTCGTACGTGGATGTGGCGGACCAAGGAAACAGTGACGCACAAG acaaaaatatacatacaaataacaacaaccaaaacaaaaaactttcaaataagTCGGCAGAGGCTAAAATTCCATTGCATGCTGGCAGTAGAGTTTACGTATCCAAACATGATTTAGCTAAAATTTTTATACCGAACGCCTGCATTTATACGTCCCGGTTAAGTGAACTGGTATTTGGTTTAGATGTGTTGGAAAATATAGCACGTTCAAATGCTAAACAACGACTTCTAATGCTTGACGAGAATTTGCTGAAATCCATAATAA CCCATGTAGTACAGGTATTCTCAATGAGAGGAGAGACCATTGACGAGAACACAGTGCTTTCGTTTATACAACACAAAATTAGGAACATGTCAAATGTAACACCGCCAACAGCAAGTGAACaacattcaaaaaataattccaCTTTTGAACGCAGTTCTCAG atttga
- the LOC120766419 gene encoding modifier of mdg4-like isoform X17, with protein sequence MADDEQFSLCWNNFNSNLSAGFHESLCRGDLVDVTLAAEGQFVKAHRLVLSVCSPYFRKMFTQMPANQHAFVFLKDVSHTALKDLIQFMYCGEVNVKQEALPAFISTAEALQIKGLTDSDPPPSQSPAEPSTPSPQIQQISSPRVRQRTSTSRSFKIESVEDSGDDKQTQIVIQTTAAPAAQQVVAQPQTQHLQTQSQTHIAPQQIATTTTATTTTVVTHKRPARSIGSGPHIKRTKSTIDPLDTTDVSTGTQQITVQTAVVAAPAPETKTQVQQQQSEPEYIDLPIELPTKSEPDYAEDAGDVDGGENETTYVEDDSYGELRYDESYFTENDDTPAGATTVQTGTGSGGGVNATTSKALVKQQQSSFTDTSYVDVADQGNSDAQDLKYIYEDKNTTTYLQYSTTQRGRVMLIYNGYRYVENRQSHKNIFWRCSRYVKYGCRATVVTSKLHDDVSAIRVTGSPHTHDPEMKTDNLVEISPDFIDESKGSLLRMVSLLSDLK encoded by the exons ATGGCGGACGACGAGCAATTCTCGCTATGTTGGAATAATTTCAACAGTAATTTGTCGGCTGGTTTTCATGAATCGCTTTGCCGCGGTGACCTGGTGGACGTGACGCTAGCGGCGGAAGGGCAATTTGTCAAAGCGCACCGTTTAGTTTTGTCTGTATGCTCACCCTATTTTCGCAAAATGTTCACACAAATGCCGGCCAATCAACATGCTTTTG tttttcTCAAGGATGTATCTCATACAGCATTAAAAGATCTTATTCAATTTATGTACTGTGGAGAAGTAAACGTAAAGCAAGAAGCTTTACCAGCGTTTATTAGTACAGCAGAAGCTCTTCAAATAAAAGGCTTAACAGAT AGCGATCCTCCACCATCGCAATCGCCAGCGGAACCTTCCACACCTTCACCTCAAATTCAACAGATATCTTCGCCTCGCGTCCGCCAACGAACATCAACTTCTCGTTCGTTCAAAATTGAATCTGTTGAAGATTCTGGAGATGATAAGCAAACTCAGATTGTCATACAAACTACGGCGGCTCCTGCAGCACAGCAAGTCGTTGCTCAACCGCAAACACAACATTTGCAGACTCAAAGTCAAACGCATATAGCACCTCAACAAATCGcaaccaccaccaccgccactACTACAACTGTTGTTACGCATAAGCGACCAGCGCGAAGTATTGGAAGTGGGCCCCACATTAAACGCACCAAAAGTACAATTGATCCGCTAGATACAACTGATGTGTCGACCGGAACCCAACAAATAACTGTGCAAACAGCAGTTGTTGCTGCCCCTGCGCCTGAGACTAAAACACAAGTACAGCAACAGCAAAGTGAGCCGGAATATATAGACTTGCCAATAGAGTTGCCTACGAAATCAGAACCAGACTATGCAGAAGATGCTGGTGATGTAGATGGAGGCGAAAATGAAACCACTTATGTAGAGGATGATTCTTATGGAGAGCTTAGGTATGACGAAAGTTATTTTACCGAAAATGACGATACGCCTGCAGGTGCGACGACGGTACAAACTGGAACAGGTTCAGGTGGTGGTGTAAATGCAACAACATCAAAAGCTTTGGTGAAACAGCAACAATCATCATTCACCGACACCTCGTACGTGGATGTGGCGGACCAAGGAAACAGTGACGCACAAG atttgaaatatatatatgaagaCAAAAATACTACAACATATTTACAATACTCTACTACACAGCGTGGCCGTGTTATGCTTATTTATAACGGATATCGCTATGTAGAGAACCGTCAAagtcacaaaaatatattctggCGCTGTTCACGTTACGTTAAGTATGGGTGTAGAGCGACTGTTGTCACATCAAAGCTGCATGATGATGTATCGGCTATACGAGTTACTGGTTCACCTCATACACATGATCCAGAAATGAAAACAGATAATCTTGTAGAAATTTCACCTGATTTCATTGATGAATCAAAAGGAAGCTTGCTAAGGATGGTTTCATTACTAAGcgatcttaaataa
- the LOC120766419 gene encoding modifier of mdg4-like isoform X1 yields the protein MADDEQFSLCWNNFNSNLSAGFHESLCRGDLVDVTLAAEGQFVKAHRLVLSVCSPYFRKMFTQMPANQHAFVFLKDVSHTALKDLIQFMYCGEVNVKQEALPAFISTAEALQIKGLTDSDPPPSQSPAEPSTPSPQIQQISSPRVRQRTSTSRSFKIESVEDSGDDKQTQIVIQTTAAPAAQQVVAQPQTQHLQTQSQTHIAPQQIATTTTATTTTVVTHKRPARSIGSGPHIKRTKSTIDPLDTTDVSTGTQQITVQTAVVAAPAPETKTQVQQQQSEPEYIDLPIELPTKSEPDYAEDAGDVDGGENETTYVEDDSYGELRYDESYFTENDDTPAGATTVQTGTGSGGGVNATTSKALVKQQQSSFTDTSYVDVADQGNSDAQVTKPMTLPKLLDGRFYKDVQPNRKTFGGIQATCTTCLGVISGTTKSTGNFLSHIKRRHREILSACQMYCQTKAPHMSTVLSDAYNNMCDSIKAETGIKEVRKDSLGVPIYTEAGLSPHVQFHGQHNTPSAAFLWHKALPVVTPSAIAATASMQYRKLKPNMPTNGCYINTPP from the exons ATGGCGGACGACGAGCAATTCTCGCTATGTTGGAATAATTTCAACAGTAATTTGTCGGCTGGTTTTCATGAATCGCTTTGCCGCGGTGACCTGGTGGACGTGACGCTAGCGGCGGAAGGGCAATTTGTCAAAGCGCACCGTTTAGTTTTGTCTGTATGCTCACCCTATTTTCGCAAAATGTTCACACAAATGCCGGCCAATCAACATGCTTTTG tttttcTCAAGGATGTATCTCATACAGCATTAAAAGATCTTATTCAATTTATGTACTGTGGAGAAGTAAACGTAAAGCAAGAAGCTTTACCAGCGTTTATTAGTACAGCAGAAGCTCTTCAAATAAAAGGCTTAACAGAT AGCGATCCTCCACCATCGCAATCGCCAGCGGAACCTTCCACACCTTCACCTCAAATTCAACAGATATCTTCGCCTCGCGTCCGCCAACGAACATCAACTTCTCGTTCGTTCAAAATTGAATCTGTTGAAGATTCTGGAGATGATAAGCAAACTCAGATTGTCATACAAACTACGGCGGCTCCTGCAGCACAGCAAGTCGTTGCTCAACCGCAAACACAACATTTGCAGACTCAAAGTCAAACGCATATAGCACCTCAACAAATCGcaaccaccaccaccgccactACTACAACTGTTGTTACGCATAAGCGACCAGCGCGAAGTATTGGAAGTGGGCCCCACATTAAACGCACCAAAAGTACAATTGATCCGCTAGATACAACTGATGTGTCGACCGGAACCCAACAAATAACTGTGCAAACAGCAGTTGTTGCTGCCCCTGCGCCTGAGACTAAAACACAAGTACAGCAACAGCAAAGTGAGCCGGAATATATAGACTTGCCAATAGAGTTGCCTACGAAATCAGAACCAGACTATGCAGAAGATGCTGGTGATGTAGATGGAGGCGAAAATGAAACCACTTATGTAGAGGATGATTCTTATGGAGAGCTTAGGTATGACGAAAGTTATTTTACCGAAAATGACGATACGCCTGCAGGTGCGACGACGGTACAAACTGGAACAGGTTCAGGTGGTGGTGTAAATGCAACAACATCAAAAGCTTTGGTGAAACAGCAACAATCATCATTCACCGACACCTCGTACGTGGATGTGGCGGACCAAGGAAACAGTGACGCACAAG ttaCAAAACCAATGACATTACCAAAATTACTGGATGGGAGATTTTATAAAGACGTTCAGCCGAATCGGAAAACTTTTGGAGGAATTCAAGCAACATGCACAACATGTTTAGGTGTAATATCAGGGACTACAAAGTCTACAGGTAACTTTCTTAGTCATATCAAAAGGCGTCACAGAGAGATACTATCAGCATGCCAGATGTATTGTCAAACAAAAGCTCCACATATGAGCACTGTTTTATCTGATGCTTACAATAATATGTGTGACAGTATCAAAGCAGAAACTGGTATCAAAGAAGTACGTAAAGATAGTTTGGGTGTGCCAATATATACAGAAGCCGGATTATCACCACACGTTCAATTTCACGGGCAACATAACACACCATCAGCAGCATTTTTATGGCATAAAGCATTGCCAGTAGTAACCCCAAGCGCCATTGCAGCTACTGCATCTATGCAATATAGAAAATTAAAGCCAAATATGCCAACGAATGGGTGTTATATTAACACTCCTCCTTAG
- the LOC120766419 gene encoding modifier of mdg4-like isoform X16, translating into MADDEQFSLCWNNFNSNLSAGFHESLCRGDLVDVTLAAEGQFVKAHRLVLSVCSPYFRKMFTQMPANQHAFVFLKDVSHTALKDLIQFMYCGEVNVKQEALPAFISTAEALQIKGLTDSDPPPSQSPAEPSTPSPQIQQISSPRVRQRTSTSRSFKIESVEDSGDDKQTQIVIQTTAAPAAQQVVAQPQTQHLQTQSQTHIAPQQIATTTTATTTTVVTHKRPARSIGSGPHIKRTKSTIDPLDTTDVSTGTQQITVQTAVVAAPAPETKTQVQQQQSEPEYIDLPIELPTKSEPDYAEDAGDVDGGENETTYVEDDSYGELRYDESYFTENDDTPAGATTVQTGTGSGGGVNATTSKALVKQQQSSFTDTSYVDVADQGNSDAQDTSPRQGDNEASEEPCDNDVAQNRVNYRSSLKGTYQLVLDGFPYSRHRIRGCTIYWRCVQFRPLKCRARVRTNPAGDRVSIVDESHNHPIVRERRKKGTLKYVYEQRKLERSCSFK; encoded by the exons ATGGCGGACGACGAGCAATTCTCGCTATGTTGGAATAATTTCAACAGTAATTTGTCGGCTGGTTTTCATGAATCGCTTTGCCGCGGTGACCTGGTGGACGTGACGCTAGCGGCGGAAGGGCAATTTGTCAAAGCGCACCGTTTAGTTTTGTCTGTATGCTCACCCTATTTTCGCAAAATGTTCACACAAATGCCGGCCAATCAACATGCTTTTG tttttcTCAAGGATGTATCTCATACAGCATTAAAAGATCTTATTCAATTTATGTACTGTGGAGAAGTAAACGTAAAGCAAGAAGCTTTACCAGCGTTTATTAGTACAGCAGAAGCTCTTCAAATAAAAGGCTTAACAGAT AGCGATCCTCCACCATCGCAATCGCCAGCGGAACCTTCCACACCTTCACCTCAAATTCAACAGATATCTTCGCCTCGCGTCCGCCAACGAACATCAACTTCTCGTTCGTTCAAAATTGAATCTGTTGAAGATTCTGGAGATGATAAGCAAACTCAGATTGTCATACAAACTACGGCGGCTCCTGCAGCACAGCAAGTCGTTGCTCAACCGCAAACACAACATTTGCAGACTCAAAGTCAAACGCATATAGCACCTCAACAAATCGcaaccaccaccaccgccactACTACAACTGTTGTTACGCATAAGCGACCAGCGCGAAGTATTGGAAGTGGGCCCCACATTAAACGCACCAAAAGTACAATTGATCCGCTAGATACAACTGATGTGTCGACCGGAACCCAACAAATAACTGTGCAAACAGCAGTTGTTGCTGCCCCTGCGCCTGAGACTAAAACACAAGTACAGCAACAGCAAAGTGAGCCGGAATATATAGACTTGCCAATAGAGTTGCCTACGAAATCAGAACCAGACTATGCAGAAGATGCTGGTGATGTAGATGGAGGCGAAAATGAAACCACTTATGTAGAGGATGATTCTTATGGAGAGCTTAGGTATGACGAAAGTTATTTTACCGAAAATGACGATACGCCTGCAGGTGCGACGACGGTACAAACTGGAACAGGTTCAGGTGGTGGTGTAAATGCAACAACATCAAAAGCTTTGGTGAAACAGCAACAATCATCATTCACCGACACCTCGTACGTGGATGTGGCGGACCAAGGAAACAGTGACGCACAAG aCACGTCGCCAAGGCAAGGGGATAACGAAGCTTCCGAAGAACCTTGTGATAACGATGTGGCTCAGAATCGAGTGAATTATCGTTCAAGTTTAAAAGGAACTTACCAACTGGTATTGGATGGGTTTCCTTATTCACGACACCGAATACGTGGTTGCACAATTTACTGGCGCTGTGTTCAATTTCGTCCCTTAAA ATGTAGAGCAAGAGTTCGAACTAACCCTGCCGGAGATCGTGTTTCGATTGTGGACGAATCCCACAATCATCCTATCGTTCGAGAGCGACGTAAAAAAGgcacacttaaatatgtttatgagCAACGCAAGCTGGAGCGTAGTTGCAGTTTTAAATAG
- the LOC120766419 gene encoding modifier of mdg4-like isoform X4 — protein sequence MADDEQFSLCWNNFNSNLSAGFHESLCRGDLVDVTLAAEGQFVKAHRLVLSVCSPYFRKMFTQMPANQHAFVFLKDVSHTALKDLIQFMYCGEVNVKQEALPAFISTAEALQIKGLTDSDPPPSQSPAEPSTPSPQIQQISSPRVRQRTSTSRSFKIESVEDSGDDKQTQIVIQTTAAPAAQQVVAQPQTQHLQTQSQTHIAPQQIATTTTATTTTVVTHKRPARSIGSGPHIKRTKSTIDPLDTTDVSTGTQQITVQTAVVAAPAPETKTQVQQQQSEPEYIDLPIELPTKSEPDYAEDAGDVDGGENETTYVEDDSYGELRYDESYFTENDDTPAGATTVQTGTGSGGGVNATTSKALVKQQQSSFTDTSYVDVADQGNSDAQDKNIHTNNNNQNKKLSNKSAEAKIPLHAGSRVYVSKHDLAKIFIPNACIYTSRLSELVFGLDVLENIARSNAKQRLLMLDENLLKSIITHVVQVFSMRGETIDENTVLSFIQHKIRNMSNVTPPTASEQHSKNNSTFERSSQVNP from the exons ATGGCGGACGACGAGCAATTCTCGCTATGTTGGAATAATTTCAACAGTAATTTGTCGGCTGGTTTTCATGAATCGCTTTGCCGCGGTGACCTGGTGGACGTGACGCTAGCGGCGGAAGGGCAATTTGTCAAAGCGCACCGTTTAGTTTTGTCTGTATGCTCACCCTATTTTCGCAAAATGTTCACACAAATGCCGGCCAATCAACATGCTTTTG tttttcTCAAGGATGTATCTCATACAGCATTAAAAGATCTTATTCAATTTATGTACTGTGGAGAAGTAAACGTAAAGCAAGAAGCTTTACCAGCGTTTATTAGTACAGCAGAAGCTCTTCAAATAAAAGGCTTAACAGAT AGCGATCCTCCACCATCGCAATCGCCAGCGGAACCTTCCACACCTTCACCTCAAATTCAACAGATATCTTCGCCTCGCGTCCGCCAACGAACATCAACTTCTCGTTCGTTCAAAATTGAATCTGTTGAAGATTCTGGAGATGATAAGCAAACTCAGATTGTCATACAAACTACGGCGGCTCCTGCAGCACAGCAAGTCGTTGCTCAACCGCAAACACAACATTTGCAGACTCAAAGTCAAACGCATATAGCACCTCAACAAATCGcaaccaccaccaccgccactACTACAACTGTTGTTACGCATAAGCGACCAGCGCGAAGTATTGGAAGTGGGCCCCACATTAAACGCACCAAAAGTACAATTGATCCGCTAGATACAACTGATGTGTCGACCGGAACCCAACAAATAACTGTGCAAACAGCAGTTGTTGCTGCCCCTGCGCCTGAGACTAAAACACAAGTACAGCAACAGCAAAGTGAGCCGGAATATATAGACTTGCCAATAGAGTTGCCTACGAAATCAGAACCAGACTATGCAGAAGATGCTGGTGATGTAGATGGAGGCGAAAATGAAACCACTTATGTAGAGGATGATTCTTATGGAGAGCTTAGGTATGACGAAAGTTATTTTACCGAAAATGACGATACGCCTGCAGGTGCGACGACGGTACAAACTGGAACAGGTTCAGGTGGTGGTGTAAATGCAACAACATCAAAAGCTTTGGTGAAACAGCAACAATCATCATTCACCGACACCTCGTACGTGGATGTGGCGGACCAAGGAAACAGTGACGCACAAG acaaaaatatacatacaaataacaacaaccaaaacaaaaaactttcaaataagTCGGCAGAGGCTAAAATTCCATTGCATGCTGGCAGTAGAGTTTACGTATCCAAACATGATTTAGCTAAAATTTTTATACCGAACGCCTGCATTTATACGTCCCGGTTAAGTGAACTGGTATTTGGTTTAGATGTGTTGGAAAATATAGCACGTTCAAATGCTAAACAACGACTTCTAATGCTTGACGAGAATTTGCTGAAATCCATAATAA CCCATGTAGTACAGGTATTCTCAATGAGAGGAGAGACCATTGACGAGAACACAGTGCTTTCGTTTATACAACACAAAATTAGGAACATGTCAAATGTAACACCGCCAACAGCAAGTGAACaacattcaaaaaataattccaCTTTTGAACGCAGTTCTCAGGTCAATCCATAA
- the LOC120766419 gene encoding modifier of mdg4-like isoform X29: MADDEQFSLCWNNFNSNLSAGFHESLCRGDLVDVTLAAEGQFVKAHRLVLSVCSPYFRKMFTQMPANQHAFVFLKDVSHTALKDLIQFMYCGEVNVKQEALPAFISTAEALQIKGLTDSDPPPSQSPAEPSTPSPQIQQISSPRVRQRTSTSRSFKIESVEDSGDDKQTQIVIQTTAAPAAQQVVAQPQTQHLQTQSQTHIAPQQIATTTTATTTTVVTHKRPARSIGSGPHIKRTKSTIDPLDTTDVSTGTQQITVQTAVVAAPAPETKTQVQQQQSEPEYIDLPIELPTKSEPDYAEDAGDVDGGENETTYVEDDSYGELRYDESYFTENDDTPAGATTVQTGTGSGGGVNATTSKALVKQQQSSFTDTSYVDVADQGNSDAQATSCNSNTNAGIVTSLKYNYRGQLVYNGYTYSMHSENGNTCVVHWRCSAYTKLRCRANIKTRGKI, from the exons ATGGCGGACGACGAGCAATTCTCGCTATGTTGGAATAATTTCAACAGTAATTTGTCGGCTGGTTTTCATGAATCGCTTTGCCGCGGTGACCTGGTGGACGTGACGCTAGCGGCGGAAGGGCAATTTGTCAAAGCGCACCGTTTAGTTTTGTCTGTATGCTCACCCTATTTTCGCAAAATGTTCACACAAATGCCGGCCAATCAACATGCTTTTG tttttcTCAAGGATGTATCTCATACAGCATTAAAAGATCTTATTCAATTTATGTACTGTGGAGAAGTAAACGTAAAGCAAGAAGCTTTACCAGCGTTTATTAGTACAGCAGAAGCTCTTCAAATAAAAGGCTTAACAGAT AGCGATCCTCCACCATCGCAATCGCCAGCGGAACCTTCCACACCTTCACCTCAAATTCAACAGATATCTTCGCCTCGCGTCCGCCAACGAACATCAACTTCTCGTTCGTTCAAAATTGAATCTGTTGAAGATTCTGGAGATGATAAGCAAACTCAGATTGTCATACAAACTACGGCGGCTCCTGCAGCACAGCAAGTCGTTGCTCAACCGCAAACACAACATTTGCAGACTCAAAGTCAAACGCATATAGCACCTCAACAAATCGcaaccaccaccaccgccactACTACAACTGTTGTTACGCATAAGCGACCAGCGCGAAGTATTGGAAGTGGGCCCCACATTAAACGCACCAAAAGTACAATTGATCCGCTAGATACAACTGATGTGTCGACCGGAACCCAACAAATAACTGTGCAAACAGCAGTTGTTGCTGCCCCTGCGCCTGAGACTAAAACACAAGTACAGCAACAGCAAAGTGAGCCGGAATATATAGACTTGCCAATAGAGTTGCCTACGAAATCAGAACCAGACTATGCAGAAGATGCTGGTGATGTAGATGGAGGCGAAAATGAAACCACTTATGTAGAGGATGATTCTTATGGAGAGCTTAGGTATGACGAAAGTTATTTTACCGAAAATGACGATACGCCTGCAGGTGCGACGACGGTACAAACTGGAACAGGTTCAGGTGGTGGTGTAAATGCAACAACATCAAAAGCTTTGGTGAAACAGCAACAATCATCATTCACCGACACCTCGTACGTGGATGTGGCGGACCAAGGAAACAGTGACGCACAAG caacATCTTGTAACTCTAACACGAACGCAGGAATTGTTACGTCTCTAAAGTATAATTACAGAGGTCAATTAGTCTACAACGGTTACACGTATTCAATGCATTCGGAGAACGGTAACACTTGTGTGGTTCATTGGCGTTGTTCGGCGTATACAAAACTTCGATGTCGTGCAAATATAAAAACCCGTGGCAAAAT ttAA
- the LOC120766419 gene encoding modifier of mdg4-like isoform X7: protein MADDEQFSLCWNNFNSNLSAGFHESLCRGDLVDVTLAAEGQFVKAHRLVLSVCSPYFRKMFTQMPANQHAFVFLKDVSHTALKDLIQFMYCGEVNVKQEALPAFISTAEALQIKGLTDSDPPPSQSPAEPSTPSPQIQQISSPRVRQRTSTSRSFKIESVEDSGDDKQTQIVIQTTAAPAAQQVVAQPQTQHLQTQSQTHIAPQQIATTTTATTTTVVTHKRPARSIGSGPHIKRTKSTIDPLDTTDVSTGTQQITVQTAVVAAPAPETKTQVQQQQSEPEYIDLPIELPTKSEPDYAEDAGDVDGGENETTYVEDDSYGELRYDESYFTENDDTPAGATTVQTGTGSGGGVNATTSKALVKQQQSSFTDTSYVDVADQGNSDAQDTELMFIVSPWATPCLVLRNFMYNCHSRKNSKEYWRCHNYSKKVQSERCRARCVLEDGKLKSETGGLHNHPPHTEKIEKMIERNRMVELNNGGGNGLGYNISRGSVELKPNRRTYHLPIRVQQEAGDELIETSIIHVAKARG, encoded by the exons ATGGCGGACGACGAGCAATTCTCGCTATGTTGGAATAATTTCAACAGTAATTTGTCGGCTGGTTTTCATGAATCGCTTTGCCGCGGTGACCTGGTGGACGTGACGCTAGCGGCGGAAGGGCAATTTGTCAAAGCGCACCGTTTAGTTTTGTCTGTATGCTCACCCTATTTTCGCAAAATGTTCACACAAATGCCGGCCAATCAACATGCTTTTG tttttcTCAAGGATGTATCTCATACAGCATTAAAAGATCTTATTCAATTTATGTACTGTGGAGAAGTAAACGTAAAGCAAGAAGCTTTACCAGCGTTTATTAGTACAGCAGAAGCTCTTCAAATAAAAGGCTTAACAGAT AGCGATCCTCCACCATCGCAATCGCCAGCGGAACCTTCCACACCTTCACCTCAAATTCAACAGATATCTTCGCCTCGCGTCCGCCAACGAACATCAACTTCTCGTTCGTTCAAAATTGAATCTGTTGAAGATTCTGGAGATGATAAGCAAACTCAGATTGTCATACAAACTACGGCGGCTCCTGCAGCACAGCAAGTCGTTGCTCAACCGCAAACACAACATTTGCAGACTCAAAGTCAAACGCATATAGCACCTCAACAAATCGcaaccaccaccaccgccactACTACAACTGTTGTTACGCATAAGCGACCAGCGCGAAGTATTGGAAGTGGGCCCCACATTAAACGCACCAAAAGTACAATTGATCCGCTAGATACAACTGATGTGTCGACCGGAACCCAACAAATAACTGTGCAAACAGCAGTTGTTGCTGCCCCTGCGCCTGAGACTAAAACACAAGTACAGCAACAGCAAAGTGAGCCGGAATATATAGACTTGCCAATAGAGTTGCCTACGAAATCAGAACCAGACTATGCAGAAGATGCTGGTGATGTAGATGGAGGCGAAAATGAAACCACTTATGTAGAGGATGATTCTTATGGAGAGCTTAGGTATGACGAAAGTTATTTTACCGAAAATGACGATACGCCTGCAGGTGCGACGACGGTACAAACTGGAACAGGTTCAGGTGGTGGTGTAAATGCAACAACATCAAAAGCTTTGGTGAAACAGCAACAATCATCATTCACCGACACCTCGTACGTGGATGTGGCGGACCAAGGAAACAGTGACGCACAAG ATACAGAATTAATGTTTATTGTCAGTCCCTGGGCTACACCTTGTCTAGTGCTACGCAACTTTATGTATAACTGCCACAGTCGGAAAAATAGCAAAGAATACTGGCGTTGCCATAATTACTCAAAGAAAGTACAATCAGAACGGTGCCGTGCTCGTTGTGTGCTGGAAGATGGAAAATTAAAGTCTGAAACTGGTGGATTGCATAATCATCCGCCTCACacagaaaaaatcgaaaagatGATTGAACGAAACCGTATGGTTGAACTTAACAATGGTGGAGGGAACGGTCTAGGTTATAATATAAGCCGAGGAAGTGTTGAACTAAAACCAAATCGTCGCACTTATCACTTGCCCATACGAGTGCAACAAGAAGCGGGAGATGAGCTCATCGAAACATCaattat aCACGTCGCCAAGGCAAGGGGATAA